The window CGTGACGCGCCGCCCGCGCATTGCCATCCTGGCGACCGGCGACGAGGTCGTGCCGCCGGAGGCGACGCCGGAGCCGGGGCAGATTCGGGACATCAACAGTTACACGATTGGCGGTTTGTGCCGCCGGGCAGGGGGCTTGCCGCAAAGCTGGGGCATCATCGCCGATGATCTGCCGGCCCTGCTGGCGGCGACCGGCGCGGCGCTGGCCCAGAGCGACATGTTGGTCATCACCGCCGGGTCATCGGTCAGCGCGCGGGATATGACGGTGCAGGCAATTGCCGCGCTGGGCCGGCCGGGGGTGCTGCTCCACGGCGTGGCAACCCGACCCGGCAAGCCGACGATCCTGGGCGCGATAGACGGCAAGCCGGTGCTGGGGCTGCCCGGCAATCCCGTCTCGGCCATGGTGCAATTCGATATGCTGGGTGTTCCGGCCATTTACCGGCTACAAGGGGCGACGAGCCGGCCGCCGCGCAGCCGGATATGGGCTACTCTGACGCAAAACGTGCCCAGCGAAAGCGGCCGGGAGGATTACGTCCCGGCGCGCCTGACCGAGACGGCCGCGGGCTACACGACCACGCCGGTCTTCGGCAAGAGCAATCTGATCTTCACCCTGGTGCAGACGGACGGGTTGATCAAAGTGCCGCTCAATAAAGGCGGTCTATTGGCCGGGGAAACCGTGGAAGTCATCCTCTTCTAGGGCAAGTCCGAACGTCAGGTTACGGCAAGTCGGCGGCGCAACGAAAGCCAATCGTCCGGTCGGCGTTGTCGGGCGCGGATGGGAAGCGAATCGTGGCGGCCATGAAGTTGGCCGTGTCGAACCACGAACCACCGCGCACCACGCGCTCGTCGCCCGTCGCCGGGCCGGTGGGGTTGGCCGCGGGCGATTGGGCATAGTAATCAGCGGCAAACCAATCGCCGACCCATTCCCAGACGTTGCCGGCCATATCGTACAGGCCGGACGGGCTGCGGCCGTCCTCGAAGTGAGCCACCGGGGCCACCTCGGCGAAGCCGTCGTCGAAATCGGCGTTGGCTTGCGGCTCTTCGCAAGAGGCGTCGCAGAAGTTGACCGCCGTGCCGTCGAACTCATCCCCCCACGGATAGCGCCGGGCGGTGGCGCTCTCCGCATCCCAGGCCGCGGCCTTTTCCCATTCGGCTTCGCTGGGCAGGCGCGCATCGCGCCAGGCGCAGAAGGCCGCCGCGCCATACCAGGTGACGCCCGCCGCCGGATTGGCGAAACTGCCATCCCGCGACACGTAGACGCCATCCTGGGGGGTCATCTGGCTCTGATCCTCGTCCAGGCAGGGCTGCCCGTCACAGAGAGGATCAGGCCCGATTTCATTCAGAAAAGTGGCGAAAGCGGCGTTGGTCACCTCGTGCAGGTCGATATAGTAGCTGCCCAGCAACACGGTATGAACCGGCTCCGAAGCGGCGAACCAGTCCGCCTGGCAGCCTTCACGGAAGGCGGCGCACTCCTCGGCCAGCGCGTCGGCCGTCGCGCCCATTTGATAATAGCCGCCGGGGATGAGGATCATCACCCCGCCGGACACGTCAACCTGATCGGGAAGTGGCGCTATCGTCGCTGACGGAACTATCGTCGGCGAAGGGGCGACCGTGACCGTGGGCAATGGGGTGGCGGTGGGTGGCTCGGCCG is drawn from Candidatus Promineifilum breve and contains these coding sequences:
- a CDS encoding molybdopterin molybdotransferase MoeA, whose amino-acid sequence is MAEFFNVLPPDDARELLLRHIRPIDEIERVATADALGRVTAEALFAPHALPTFRRSTMDGYALRAADSHGATDSLPALLRVVGEVAMGRAADVPFRQPGQAVIVHTGGMLPDWADAVAPVEHTQIVATVAEPGENEIELYRACAAGQNVIQIGEDVAQNGEVLPQGTPLRPQDIGGLLAFGITAIAVTRRPRIAILATGDEVVPPEATPEPGQIRDINSYTIGGLCRRAGGLPQSWGIIADDLPALLAATGAALAQSDMLVITAGSSVSARDMTVQAIAALGRPGVLLHGVATRPGKPTILGAIDGKPVLGLPGNPVSAMVQFDMLGVPAIYRLQGATSRPPRSRIWATLTQNVPSESGREDYVPARLTETAAGYTTTPVFGKSNLIFTLVQTDGLIKVPLNKGGLLAGETVEVILF
- a CDS encoding SUMF1/EgtB/PvdO family nonheme iron enzyme — protein: MAASLLLLAGLLGQTACTRDEVASAISTAAVHLEATLEPWSATAVANAQNLTTRPAAAVATVEAQPATTELAATEMPSPTAGSSPTEATDIPAEPPTATPLPTVTVAPSPTIVPSATIAPLPDQVDVSGGVMILIPGGYYQMGATADALAEECAAFREGCQADWFAASEPVHTVLLGSYYIDLHEVTNAAFATFLNEIGPDPLCDGQPCLDEDQSQMTPQDGVYVSRDGSFANPAAGVTWYGAAAFCAWRDARLPSEAEWEKAAAWDAESATARRYPWGDEFDGTAVNFCDASCEEPQANADFDDGFAEVAPVAHFEDGRSPSGLYDMAGNVWEWVGDWFAADYYAQSPAANPTGPATGDERVVRGGSWFDTANFMAATIRFPSAPDNADRTIGFRCAADLP